From the genome of Gracilibacillus salitolerans, one region includes:
- a CDS encoding thiamine pyrophosphate-binding protein, with translation MKVAELLIKCLEHEGVEYIFGVPGEENIDVMDALHDSTIQFVVTRHETSAAFMAGTYGKLTGKPGVCLATLGPGATNLLTGVANANMDLCPIVAITGQAGLGRQHKVSHQYYDMVSVYDEVTKWNTQIKTPDVVFRGELATSIPATSSGSSI, from the coding sequence ATGAAAGTAGCGGAACTATTGATCAAATGTTTAGAACATGAAGGAGTCGAATATATTTTTGGTGTACCAGGTGAAGAAAATATTGATGTAATGGATGCCCTTCATGACTCAACGATTCAATTTGTTGTAACACGTCATGAAACGAGTGCAGCTTTTATGGCAGGAACATATGGCAAACTAACAGGGAAACCGGGTGTCTGTTTAGCAACACTTGGACCAGGCGCAACCAATTTATTAACTGGTGTTGCCAATGCCAACATGGATTTATGTCCGATAGTGGCTATTACAGGGCAAGCTGGACTTGGTCGTCAGCATAAGGTTTCACATCAATATTACGATATGGTATCTGTTTATGATGAAGTAACCAAATGGAATACACAGATAAAGACGCCTGACGTTGTGTTTAGAGGGGAACTGGCAACATCCATTCCCGCAACATCTTCAGGAAGTTCAATATGA
- a CDS encoding YesL family protein: protein MFTNYMSGFYRLSEWIMRMAILNLLWLLFTLIGGVIFGFGPSTAAMFAIVRKWIQRQEDVPLFKTFWNLFKEEFVRANILSFILIAVGYILFIDLRFFLMQDGFIFRILSFVMIILSFIYVITALYIFPVFVHYNLKLVQYLRNAFLIAIATPFLTILMIMSLVLIYLLLVYIPGLIPFFGGSCFSFCLMWIAYLSISKVEAANETVN from the coding sequence ATGTTTACGAATTATATGTCGGGTTTTTATCGACTGAGTGAATGGATCATGCGAATGGCCATTTTAAATCTATTATGGCTGCTATTTACATTGATCGGCGGAGTAATTTTTGGCTTCGGACCATCGACTGCAGCGATGTTTGCTATTGTGCGGAAGTGGATACAAAGACAAGAAGATGTACCTCTTTTTAAAACGTTCTGGAATTTATTCAAAGAAGAATTTGTAAGGGCTAATATTTTATCTTTTATTCTCATAGCTGTTGGCTATATTTTGTTTATAGATTTAAGATTTTTCCTTATGCAAGATGGATTTATTTTTCGTATTTTAAGTTTTGTGATGATAATCCTCAGCTTTATTTACGTTATTACGGCATTATATATCTTTCCAGTATTTGTTCATTACAACTTAAAGCTGGTTCAATATTTACGCAATGCTTTTTTGATAGCGATTGCAACACCATTTTTAACTATTCTTATGATAATGTCCCTCGTATTAATATATCTTCTGTTGGTTTATATTCCGGGGCTGATTCCTTTCTTCGGAGGTAGTTGTTTTAGTTTCTGTTTGATGTGGATAGCTTATCTGTCAATCAGCAAAGTCGAAGCAGCGAATGAGACAGTTAATTAA
- a CDS encoding glycoside hydrolase 5 family protein, with amino-acid sequence MNTKVKGAIYLPAQAYNAYQMWRDYRADEIVRDLEFAKQLNLNALRVWLSYEYWLEEPEKTKEVFDHFLEESEKKGIRILPSLFEKVGIEPTLEAREDKSPMTAACVYSPSMDIISDSNRWNEPAAFVKWFMQHYRDDNRLLAVEVMNEPYGVDRLQFAREMLICAKERKGNLPLTIGCIDFEHNMYFLDIGIDILQNHANFPNSIEYIENRLAQFEEFGKILNKPVWLTEWQRIRPTSNGWGHNPLGNGEWQPDYEAYAKVLENHPQLGTFFWSLMVKPAYLPPQRKKGTLNGVFHEDGAVWSLDDARAIANDPNFEAEERREWPEWAKEIPENVFVK; translated from the coding sequence ATGAATACTAAAGTAAAAGGAGCAATCTATCTACCTGCACAAGCCTACAATGCATATCAAATGTGGAGAGATTATCGGGCAGATGAGATTGTCCGAGATCTCGAATTTGCGAAGCAGTTAAATTTAAATGCTTTAAGAGTGTGGCTTAGCTATGAATACTGGTTGGAAGAACCTGAGAAGACGAAAGAAGTGTTCGATCATTTTCTTGAAGAATCTGAAAAGAAAGGGATTCGGATTTTACCTTCTTTGTTTGAAAAGGTAGGGATAGAACCAACACTTGAAGCAAGAGAAGATAAAAGTCCAATGACAGCTGCTTGTGTTTATTCCCCATCCATGGATATAATCAGTGACTCAAATAGATGGAATGAACCAGCAGCATTTGTTAAATGGTTTATGCAGCATTATCGTGATGATAATCGATTACTAGCTGTAGAAGTAATGAACGAGCCTTATGGAGTTGACCGTCTTCAATTTGCACGAGAAATGTTAATATGTGCAAAAGAAAGGAAGGGGAACCTGCCATTAACGATTGGTTGTATTGATTTTGAACATAACATGTATTTCCTTGATATTGGTATCGATATTCTGCAAAATCATGCTAATTTTCCAAATTCGATAGAATACATCGAGAATCGATTAGCTCAGTTTGAAGAGTTTGGGAAAATCCTTAATAAACCTGTATGGTTAACGGAATGGCAACGTATTCGTCCAACTTCAAATGGATGGGGACACAATCCATTGGGAAACGGAGAATGGCAACCGGATTATGAAGCATATGCAAAAGTGTTAGAAAATCATCCACAATTAGGTACATTTTTTTGGTCGCTAATGGTGAAACCAGCATATCTGCCACCGCAGCGTAAGAAGGGAACATTGAATGGTGTGTTCCATGAGGATGGAGCCGTTTGGAGCCTGGATGATGCGCGCGCTATTGCAAACGATCCTAACTTTGAAGCGGAAGAACGAAGAGAATGGCCGGAATGGGCTAAAGAGATACCGGAGAACGTTTTCGTAAAGTGA
- a CDS encoding extracellular solute-binding protein — MRKLIILVLSLVFIGLVVSGCSNSKDASKDYVSEGPSDNFNEEGFPIVEEQITLKFFARKSPPNGPYNEMKMFNEYEQMTNIDIDWDDVPQDGFQERKSLEFSSGELPDAFYKSSITPLEAVEYGSSGVLIPLEGLLEEYAPNLTALYNEYPEIKSSITAPDGHIYALPAILTLNAARTDKIWINKTWLNNLELEAPTTPDELVSVLEAFRDNDPNGNGEKDEIPMTFRNFGQLLNSMIGSWGMIDQMGNHLMIEDGKVQFWMTDNRFKEYLQFLHKLYDENLMDRGVFTQEESNFVGNMASGNVGIFWNQTTDAFNKVKDDYTGISPIIGPDGDQLYSAGPIARDFGTFAITSKNEHPQATMRWIDHFFSEEGSIFFRYGIEGDTFHYDEEGLPEYTDEVLNSDQGLGPTIGQFTPWPGGGSPQFVTEKNASAINPPEAQEAQEMLDPFLPDPIYGTPIFDEDTTKEVDQIRQDMDQYFEESASKFITGDLSFDKWDDYVSTIEGMGLDRLTEIYQEAYDRTN; from the coding sequence ATGAGAAAATTAATAATACTAGTTTTGTCTCTAGTATTTATTGGCCTGGTAGTTAGTGGATGTTCAAATTCAAAGGATGCTAGTAAAGACTATGTGAGTGAAGGACCGTCAGACAATTTTAATGAAGAAGGCTTTCCAATTGTAGAAGAGCAAATTACTTTGAAATTTTTTGCTAGAAAATCACCTCCAAATGGACCGTACAATGAGATGAAAATGTTCAATGAATACGAACAAATGACTAATATAGACATTGATTGGGATGATGTTCCACAGGACGGCTTCCAGGAAAGAAAAAGCCTAGAGTTTTCATCTGGAGAACTGCCAGATGCTTTTTATAAATCCAGTATTACACCATTGGAAGCTGTAGAATATGGATCATCTGGCGTACTTATTCCACTTGAAGGTTTACTTGAGGAGTATGCACCAAATTTAACCGCTTTGTATAACGAATATCCTGAAATTAAATCATCGATTACAGCTCCAGATGGACATATCTATGCTTTACCTGCAATTCTTACTTTAAATGCTGCTAGAACAGATAAAATTTGGATTAATAAAACATGGTTAAATAATTTGGAATTGGAAGCACCGACAACTCCAGATGAACTTGTAAGTGTTCTCGAAGCATTTAGAGACAATGACCCTAATGGAAATGGGGAAAAAGATGAAATTCCAATGACATTCCGAAACTTTGGACAGTTATTGAACTCCATGATTGGATCATGGGGAATGATCGATCAAATGGGGAATCATCTAATGATTGAAGATGGAAAAGTACAATTTTGGATGACAGATAACCGTTTTAAAGAATATTTACAATTCTTGCATAAATTGTATGATGAAAATTTAATGGACAGAGGAGTATTCACGCAAGAAGAATCTAACTTTGTTGGTAATATGGCTTCTGGTAATGTCGGAATCTTTTGGAACCAGACTACTGATGCATTTAATAAAGTAAAAGACGACTATACAGGCATCTCTCCTATAATTGGACCGGATGGAGATCAACTATATTCAGCTGGACCAATTGCTCGGGACTTTGGTACATTCGCCATTACATCGAAAAATGAACATCCACAAGCAACAATGAGATGGATTGATCACTTCTTTAGTGAGGAAGGCTCTATTTTCTTCCGATATGGTATTGAAGGAGATACGTTTCATTACGATGAAGAAGGTTTACCTGAATATACCGATGAAGTTTTAAATTCGGACCAAGGTTTAGGACCGACGATCGGCCAATTCACCCCTTGGCCAGGTGGTGGATCACCACAATTTGTAACAGAGAAAAATGCTTCAGCAATCAATCCGCCTGAAGCTCAAGAAGCCCAAGAAATGCTTGATCCATTTTTGCCAGACCCTATTTACGGTACACCAATCTTTGACGAAGATACGACAAAAGAAGTTGACCAAATACGTCAAGATATGGATCAATACTTCGAAGAATCCGCTTCTAAATTCATCACCGGTGATTTGAGCTTTGATAAGTGGGATGATTATGTATCCACAATCGAAGGAATGGGACTAGATCGTTTAACAGAAATTTATCAAGAAGCATATGACCGTACGAATTAG
- a CDS encoding ABC transporter permease has product MSNATAKRKKALKRILSRFDLYLMLLLPISWYVIFQYGPMYGLQIAFKDYNPIQGFIGSEWVGLENFTRFFSSYYFGRLLWNTLSISLLSLLIAFPIPIFLALLINEIKNLNLKKTLQNVTYIPHFISLVVIVGMLDLFLSPDGGFINIILNSLGIESIPFLEKPEWFKTIFIGSNIWQNMGWQSIIYVAALSGIDHQLYEAAKIDGASRLQRIIHVSLPGIFPVIIILLILDIGQFMNVGFEKILLMQNNLNLESSEVIQTFVYRNGILNGDYSYSTAIGLFNSIINFALLLLINRYARKKAETSLW; this is encoded by the coding sequence ATAAGTAATGCCACTGCAAAAAGGAAAAAGGCTCTCAAGCGGATTCTCTCCCGCTTTGATTTATATCTCATGCTTCTTTTACCCATATCGTGGTATGTGATCTTTCAGTATGGACCAATGTACGGCCTGCAAATTGCTTTCAAAGATTATAATCCAATTCAAGGATTTATAGGAAGTGAATGGGTTGGATTAGAAAATTTTACTAGATTCTTTTCTTCCTATTACTTTGGCAGATTGCTTTGGAACACACTTTCCATTAGTTTATTATCTTTGCTCATTGCGTTTCCAATTCCTATATTCTTAGCATTATTAATTAATGAAATTAAAAATCTTAATTTAAAGAAAACACTTCAAAATGTCACATATATCCCCCACTTCATATCTCTCGTTGTAATTGTCGGTATGTTGGATTTATTTTTAAGTCCAGATGGGGGATTTATCAATATTATACTTAACTCCCTGGGAATAGAATCCATTCCCTTTTTAGAAAAGCCAGAATGGTTTAAAACAATCTTTATTGGCTCTAACATTTGGCAGAACATGGGATGGCAATCCATTATTTATGTGGCAGCCTTAAGTGGAATTGACCATCAATTATATGAAGCAGCAAAAATTGATGGAGCAAGTCGTCTGCAAAGGATCATCCATGTTTCGTTACCTGGAATTTTTCCAGTAATCATTATCCTGCTTATTCTAGACATTGGCCAATTTATGAATGTTGGATTTGAGAAAATTCTATTAATGCAAAACAATTTGAACTTAGAGTCTAGTGAAGTTATTCAGACTTTCGTATATAGAAATGGTATTCTCAATGGCGATTACAGCTATAGTACCGCTATTGGCTTATTTAATTCCATCATTAATTTCGCGCTATTACTTTTAATCAACAGGTATGCGAGAAAAAAGGCGGAGACAAGTTTGTGGTAA
- a CDS encoding carbohydrate ABC transporter permease has translation MIQSSSKISDGKMFDIVVVLISAVILVIVLYPLLFVLSASFSDPAKVMNGEMWLFPVDFNLDAYAEIFKNNEIWIGYRNTIIYTTLGTIINIGLTTLAAYPLSRRDLPGRNLMMFMITFTMFFHGGLIPTYLIVQNLGMIDTIWAMVIPNAIATYNLIVMRTYFQTSIPWELQEAAMIDGCSNIKLLFKIILPLSKPIIAVLVLFYAVAHWNAFFNALIYLRDDALYPLQLILRQILLVNQLGGTDAAGQFGMDEKILLGQSVKYALVVVASVPVLIMYPFVQKHFVKGVMIGSIKG, from the coding sequence ATGATTCAAAGTTCTTCAAAAATATCAGATGGCAAAATGTTTGATATCGTTGTCGTTCTTATTTCAGCCGTTATTTTAGTAATCGTACTTTATCCGCTACTATTTGTACTTAGTGCCTCGTTTAGTGATCCTGCTAAAGTTATGAACGGAGAAATGTGGCTCTTTCCAGTAGATTTTAACCTAGATGCCTACGCGGAGATTTTCAAGAATAATGAGATTTGGATTGGTTATCGCAATACGATTATTTATACGACTTTGGGAACTATTATTAATATTGGCTTGACTACATTAGCTGCTTATCCATTATCTAGACGTGATCTACCAGGAAGGAACTTGATGATGTTCATGATCACGTTTACGATGTTTTTCCACGGCGGGTTAATTCCGACTTATTTAATCGTTCAAAATCTAGGAATGATAGACACGATTTGGGCGATGGTCATCCCTAATGCGATTGCAACTTATAATTTAATTGTCATGCGTACCTATTTTCAGACAAGTATCCCATGGGAGCTTCAAGAGGCGGCGATGATTGATGGATGTTCCAATATAAAACTATTATTTAAGATTATTCTTCCACTATCAAAGCCAATTATTGCCGTCTTAGTATTATTTTATGCTGTTGCGCATTGGAATGCATTCTTTAATGCATTGATTTACTTGAGAGATGATGCACTCTACCCACTACAGCTCATTCTTAGACAAATCCTCCTTGTTAATCAATTAGGTGGTACAGATGCTGCAGGTCAATTTGGTATGGATGAAAAAATATTACTCGGACAAAGTGTGAAGTATGCTTTAGTTGTTGTGGCGAGTGTACCGGTACTGATCATGTATCCGTTCGTACAGAAACACTTTGTGAAGGGTGTCATGATTGGTTCGATAAAAGGTTGA
- a CDS encoding sulfatase family protein — MCASKPNVIVMMTDQQRADLRTLEGYPLDTTPFLDSMAKQGTWFDKAYTTMPICCPARTSFLTGRWPSSHRVNGNFSLEQAEYEQDIFDVAREQGYKTALIGKNHSYVKPEEKCDYHLLQGHWGGFGEERTDEEKAYDDWLKTISQVSLQPTPFPLECQLPYRAVTAAQNWVKEMKNEPFFMWLSFPEPHNPYQAPEPYFSLFPPNELPPLQAKEPERLQKGAKWKFYGQQMEHFLPDYRERIPRVRSNYLGMLRLIDDQIRRLVDFLQEQSLLDNTVIVFMSDHGDFVGEYELIKKGPEAPEILARVPLQFIGPDIVADEQPHRAHISIADVMPTLCEVMGCSIPAGVQGRSLYPLLTNQSYPEQEFSSIYVEHGYGGLYHVDGRTEDPSSVGQMNNGVALFNELNKFTQSGWLRTVRKGDWKLNIDMHGKCELYHIAKDPLELDNLHGQENFRFIEQELLTELCRWLIRNQTSTLPEDKLYPIKRDSRNYMQP, encoded by the coding sequence ATGTGTGCTTCAAAACCAAATGTTATTGTAATGATGACCGATCAGCAAAGGGCCGATCTTCGTACTTTAGAGGGTTACCCTTTGGATACGACACCATTCTTAGATAGCATGGCGAAGCAGGGGACATGGTTTGATAAGGCTTATACCACCATGCCCATTTGCTGTCCGGCAAGGACGAGTTTTTTGACAGGGCGTTGGCCAAGTTCACACCGGGTAAACGGGAATTTTAGTCTTGAACAGGCGGAGTATGAACAGGATATTTTCGATGTGGCTCGAGAACAAGGCTATAAAACTGCATTGATCGGTAAAAATCATAGTTATGTAAAACCAGAAGAAAAATGCGATTATCATCTGCTCCAGGGTCACTGGGGAGGATTTGGAGAAGAGCGGACGGATGAGGAGAAAGCCTATGATGATTGGTTAAAAACTATTTCGCAGGTCAGTCTTCAACCGACTCCGTTTCCGTTAGAGTGTCAGCTTCCTTATCGCGCAGTAACAGCTGCACAAAATTGGGTTAAGGAGATGAAAAACGAGCCATTTTTCATGTGGTTGAGTTTCCCGGAACCTCATAATCCATATCAAGCGCCGGAGCCTTATTTTTCCTTGTTTCCCCCAAATGAATTGCCGCCTCTGCAGGCAAAAGAACCAGAGCGTTTGCAAAAGGGGGCAAAATGGAAGTTTTATGGACAACAAATGGAGCATTTTTTACCGGATTATCGGGAGCGAATCCCGAGAGTTCGTTCTAATTACCTGGGGATGCTCCGATTGATTGACGATCAAATTCGTCGGCTTGTAGATTTTCTTCAGGAACAATCACTGCTAGATAATACGGTGATCGTATTTATGTCAGATCATGGGGATTTTGTCGGGGAATATGAATTGATAAAAAAAGGACCAGAAGCACCGGAAATCCTTGCACGCGTTCCACTACAATTTATCGGACCAGACATTGTTGCAGATGAACAGCCGCACCGAGCCCATATTTCCATTGCAGACGTCATGCCGACATTATGCGAAGTAATGGGCTGTTCAATTCCAGCTGGTGTACAGGGGCGGAGTCTTTATCCGCTCTTAACGAATCAATCTTATCCGGAGCAGGAATTTTCAAGCATTTACGTTGAACATGGATACGGAGGATTGTACCACGTTGATGGAAGGACAGAAGACCCTAGTTCAGTTGGTCAAATGAACAATGGTGTTGCATTATTTAACGAATTAAACAAATTTACGCAATCGGGATGGTTACGCACCGTTCGTAAAGGTGACTGGAAGCTTAATATAGATATGCATGGAAAATGCGAATTATACCATATTGCGAAGGATCCTCTAGAACTAGATAATTTACACGGTCAAGAAAATTTTCGTTTCATTGAGCAAGAGCTGCTGACGGAATTGTGTCGTTGGCTGATTCGAAATCAAACGTCTACGCTCCCAGAGGATAAACTTTATCCGATCAAGCGAGATAGTAGAAATTATATGCAACCATGA
- a CDS encoding AraC family transcriptional regulator, which yields MKEFSHEYAEHWYYNPTPLQKSGGLWPIRAGRNMAKSHYKMGPRMITYFSIHFVLEGEGYFKQNNINTPIQTGDIFCLFPNQTHLYKTNSENKLKMFWFAFDGKQANPIVNRIGLSEYSSHVKGIVTDEIITIIKELSDHMQNMGDHDDLQSISMIYKLFHHLSIRAKELNISSASATDWLQRSKEYMNMHFAENISVTDVSEYIGLNRSHFTTSFTEKTGQTPSRYILHLKMNKALELLAEQAYTITEMALTLGYSDLYSFSRAFKNYFGISPNQYLDEQWRR from the coding sequence TTGAAGGAATTTTCCCACGAATATGCAGAACATTGGTATTATAACCCAACTCCCTTACAGAAATCTGGTGGTCTTTGGCCAATAAGAGCTGGTAGAAATATGGCAAAATCTCATTATAAGATGGGACCAAGAATGATTACATATTTTAGCATTCATTTTGTCTTAGAAGGAGAAGGCTACTTTAAACAAAATAATATAAATACACCTATACAAACAGGGGATATTTTTTGTTTATTCCCAAATCAAACACATCTTTATAAAACAAATAGTGAGAACAAACTCAAAATGTTTTGGTTTGCTTTTGATGGCAAGCAAGCTAATCCTATTGTAAACAGGATTGGATTATCCGAATATTCTTCCCATGTGAAAGGGATTGTCACCGATGAAATCATAACAATCATCAAAGAACTTTCCGATCATATGCAAAATATGGGAGATCATGATGATTTACAAAGTATAAGTATGATTTATAAGCTCTTCCATCATTTGTCTATCCGAGCAAAGGAATTAAACATATCGAGTGCTTCTGCTACGGACTGGTTGCAGAGGAGTAAAGAATATATGAATATGCACTTCGCTGAAAATATATCGGTTACGGATGTTTCCGAATATATAGGGTTAAACCGCTCACATTTCACCACTTCTTTTACCGAAAAGACTGGGCAAACACCTAGTCGGTACATTCTCCATTTAAAAATGAATAAAGCATTAGAGTTGCTTGCTGAACAGGCCTACACAATAACAGAAATGGCTCTAACACTTGGTTATTCAGATTTATATTCTTTTTCTAGAGCATTCAAAAACTACTTTGGTATATCACCAAATCAATATCTTGATGAGCAGTGGAGGCGCTGA
- a CDS encoding sulfatase family protein: protein MGNDKPNILLMTTDQQHWNTIQALGNEHIITPNLDRLVGEGVAFERAYVANPVCSPSRASIITGEYASRHGCWNIGVELDENRTTFAQLLHESGYSTGLFGKAHLKPVIKEGSFEAPPHIHDRKFWKNWDGPYYGFEKVGLVHGHADEQSSYGMHYGAWLIDQGIDPEKYFGPGGGHREGSWDLPEEYHYTRWTADQTIDFIENKDTDEPFMAWCSFQDPHNAFLCPEPWNSMYDPEKMPPFIEKEGEMDDKPLIHRCLIEDRMDELDIEVTADPGHGTGGIQCLGHTNKNLGYDRARKWLASYYGMTSLIDHHVGRILDKLDELGIADNTVVILTSDHGDYAGNHGLWLKGPIHYEDIIRVPFLVRWKNQLPAGERTNSLISLVDIAPTILDLVGQEKSPRMQGVSQLSTMKKPNQETRDWCLIENRAEPNFYVKTIVQDRYKLNYFLDREEGELYDLYEDPNEFTNLYNNPEYADVKLKLFMKLVDVYGELEKPIPPRQSFA, encoded by the coding sequence ATGGGAAATGATAAACCTAATATATTGCTGATGACGACTGATCAACAACATTGGAATACAATTCAAGCGCTAGGAAATGAACATATTATAACACCAAATTTAGACCGTTTAGTTGGTGAAGGTGTGGCATTTGAACGCGCGTATGTTGCAAATCCTGTCTGCTCCCCTAGTAGGGCTTCGATTATTACAGGTGAGTATGCTTCTAGACACGGTTGCTGGAATATAGGTGTTGAGTTAGATGAGAATCGAACAACTTTTGCACAGTTACTTCATGAAAGTGGATATTCAACAGGATTGTTTGGAAAAGCGCATTTAAAACCTGTAATCAAAGAAGGAAGTTTTGAAGCTCCCCCTCATATTCATGATCGAAAGTTTTGGAAAAACTGGGATGGACCCTACTACGGGTTTGAAAAAGTTGGTTTGGTTCACGGACACGCAGATGAACAATCATCGTACGGCATGCATTATGGCGCTTGGTTGATTGATCAAGGAATTGATCCTGAAAAATATTTTGGTCCTGGCGGGGGACATCGTGAAGGTTCTTGGGATTTACCGGAAGAATATCACTACACTCGTTGGACAGCTGATCAAACAATTGATTTTATTGAAAATAAAGACACAGATGAACCTTTTATGGCATGGTGTAGCTTCCAAGATCCACATAATGCTTTTCTTTGTCCTGAGCCATGGAATAGTATGTATGACCCTGAAAAAATGCCACCGTTTATTGAGAAAGAAGGGGAAATGGATGATAAGCCGCTTATACATCGCTGTCTCATAGAAGATCGAATGGATGAATTAGATATTGAAGTTACAGCGGATCCTGGTCATGGTACAGGTGGGATTCAATGCTTAGGGCATACGAATAAAAATCTTGGATATGATCGTGCTAGAAAGTGGTTGGCTTCTTACTATGGGATGACAAGTTTAATAGATCATCATGTAGGAAGAATATTGGATAAATTGGATGAACTAGGGATTGCTGATAATACAGTAGTAATTTTAACATCTGACCATGGAGATTATGCTGGAAATCACGGTTTATGGTTGAAAGGTCCTATCCATTATGAAGATATTATACGTGTTCCATTTCTAGTTAGGTGGAAAAATCAACTTCCAGCGGGAGAAAGAACTAATTCTTTAATTAGCCTTGTTGACATAGCTCCTACTATTTTAGATCTAGTTGGCCAAGAAAAAAGTCCAAGAATGCAGGGAGTTAGTCAGCTTTCAACGATGAAAAAACCGAATCAAGAAACACGTGACTGGTGCCTCATTGAAAATAGGGCAGAGCCAAACTTTTATGTAAAAACAATAGTTCAGGATCGGTATAAGTTAAATTACTTCCTAGATCGGGAGGAAGGGGAACTATATGATCTATACGAAGATCCTAATGAATTTACTAATCTTTATAATAATCCAGAATATGCTGATGTAAAACTTAAACTGTTTATGAAGCTTGTTGATGTTTACGGTGAACTTGAAAAGCCAATTCCGCCTAGACAAAGTTTTGCATAA
- a CDS encoding glycoside hydrolase family 43 protein — protein sequence MDPGPDPWVYKDNSMYYFMITRKNRLDLWKSSTLSGIANGECKTIWTPPQEGINSKNLWAPEIHKVNGKWYVYFTANDGIGGDKTRKIFVLENTAQDPFKGKWIERGYINTEHPGLDGTVFEHKDKLYFVYAGYGNFPNYGSALYIAEMVNPWTLIGSNVMLSKPEYEWEMQGGMAINEGPVMLKRNNKLFLVYSASTTWSDDYSIGMLTAAAEADVLDPKFWTKSPNPVFKKSEENGVFAPGHNGFTQSPDGTEDWIVYHAIPESEGGSNLRSTRIQKFEWKEDGTPDFGVPLSTAVPIKVPSGE from the coding sequence ATGGATCCGGGACCTGATCCGTGGGTGTATAAAGATAATAGCATGTATTATTTTATGATTACTAGAAAAAACCGTCTTGATTTATGGAAATCTTCTACTTTGAGTGGTATTGCCAATGGGGAATGTAAGACTATCTGGACTCCACCTCAGGAAGGTATAAATAGTAAAAATTTATGGGCTCCAGAAATTCATAAAGTAAATGGAAAGTGGTATGTTTATTTTACTGCCAACGATGGAATAGGGGGTGACAAGACACGGAAAATATTTGTTTTGGAAAATACCGCACAAGATCCTTTTAAAGGTAAATGGATAGAACGTGGATATATAAATACTGAACACCCTGGATTGGATGGAACGGTTTTTGAGCATAAAGACAAACTATACTTTGTATATGCGGGATATGGTAACTTCCCTAATTATGGTTCAGCACTTTATATTGCAGAAATGGTTAATCCATGGACGTTGATTGGCTCAAATGTCATGTTGTCGAAGCCAGAATACGAATGGGAAATGCAGGGCGGTATGGCAATAAACGAAGGACCTGTGATGTTGAAGAGAAATAACAAACTATTCCTAGTTTACTCGGCTAGTACCACATGGTCAGATGATTATTCAATTGGCATGTTGACCGCGGCAGCAGAAGCCGATGTATTGGACCCAAAATTTTGGACCAAATCACCAAATCCTGTTTTTAAAAAGTCTGAAGAAAATGGAGTGTTTGCACCAGGACATAATGGCTTTACACAATCACCAGACGGAACGGAGGATTGGATCGTATACCATGCTATCCCTGAGTCGGAAGGTGGCAGTAATCTGCGCAGTACACGTATTCAAAAATTTGAATGGAAAGAGGATGGTACACCTGACTTCGGCGTTCCTTTGTCCACGGCAGTTCCGATTAAGGTACCATCAGGGGAGTAG